One Cololabis saira isolate AMF1-May2022 chromosome 12, fColSai1.1, whole genome shotgun sequence DNA window includes the following coding sequences:
- the LOC133456191 gene encoding ribosyldihydronicotinamide dehydrogenase [quinone]-like, giving the protein TAKKVLIVYAHQSSASFSAAAKDAAVEVLTAQGCTVEVSDLYAMTFKATATAEDIKGDVKNAENFSYLEETRLACEEGKLSDDITKEQSKLTEADLVIFQFPMYWFSVPAIMKGWIDRVLTSGFAFSKEKRYSQGVFKDKKAMLSFTTGSLESMFSSTGINGDMNVTLWPLQNGILHYCGFQVVAPQVFWAPSCATPEARGCMLEGWRTRLQGLLEEKPLSFIPLDCFDDKAFQLKPEVHKEHDSKEFGLTVGIHLGKPLPPHSQMKAGC; this is encoded by the exons ACAGCAAAGAAAGTGTTGATCGTGTACGCTCATCAGAGCTCTGCTTCATTCAGTGCTGCAGCTAAAGATGCTGCTGTGGAGGTCTTGACTGCTCAGGGCTGCACAGTAGAGGTATCCGACCTGTATGCCATGACTTTTAAAGCCACTGCTACTGCAGAGGACATCAAAG GAGATGTGAAGAATGCTGAAAACTTCAGTTATCTGGAGGAGACCAGACTGGCATGTGAGGAAGGGAAGCTGTCAGATGACATCACTAAGGAGCAATCTAAACTGACGGAGGCAGACCTTGTTATCTTCCAG TTCCCCATGTACTGGTTTAGTGTTCCTGCAATCATGAAGGGCTGGATTGATCGTGTGCTCACAAGCGGCTTCGCCTTTTCAAAAGAGAAGCGCTACAGCCAGGGAGTCTTCAAG GACAAGAAGGCCATGTTGTCCTTCACCACTGGGTCTCTTGAATCCATGTTCAGCTCAACTGGGATTAATGGAGACATGAACGTCACACTCTGGCCACTGCAG AATGGGATCCTGCACTACTGTGGCTTCCAGGTAGTGGCCCCTCAGGTCTTCTGGGCTCCTTCTTGTGCTACTCCTGAAGCCCGCGGCTGCATGCTGGAGGGCTGGCGCACACGTCTGCAAGGTCTCCTGGAGGAGAAGCCTCTGTCCTTCATTCCCTTGGACTGCTTTGATGACAAGGCTTTCCAGCTGAAGCCTGAAGTACACAAGGAGCATGACAGCAAGGAGTTTGGGCTGACGGTGGGCATCCACCTGGGCAAACCACTCCCACCCCACAGCCAGATGAAAGCAGGGTGCTGA